The genomic region GCCGCCTCGCCGTGGGTCATCGAGCGAATCACCGTGATGCGATCGGCGATGTCGGCCGTGCGCGGCAGCGTGTCGGAGAATTGCACGCCGGGGATTTTCGTCGGCAGGACGCCCAGTTCGCCGCGATACTCGAGCGGGGCGAACGGCTTCGGATCGAACGAATCCTGATGCGCGATGCCGCCGGGCAGGAAGATATGAATCAGACTCTGCGCCTTGGCTTCGATTGGCGCATAATTCTTTTGGTCCGCGCGGGCCTGGCGAACCTTAAAGAAGTCGGCCAGGGTCAGCCCAGCGCCGGCGACGGCGCCCACGGTCAAGAATCCACGGCGACTGGTAGCGGGGGTCTTCATCGGGTGAACTCCAAGTTCCTGTTAACGGTGCAACGTGCCGCGCGCACATCGCCACCGGCGGTGCGCTAGGAGCGGCAGAATATCGGGCAGGTTGTTCGAGCGGCGTTAGTATGGGGGCGGGGCGTCTGGCTACTAACGCGGGTGGGGTGCGATGCTTCGGTTAACGAGCGGGCGCTCGGCGAAGCCACTAAAAGGCTAACTAACCGCCAGGGCAATTGTCAACTATCCCAGCAAAATATAAACATACGTTGATATTTTCCCAGGCATTTGAATTTCCTCCCCCAGCTTGACGGAGTCCACAGCACTTCGCGTTCCAGATTGTTTGCCGCCCTTCCCGGACATATCATGAGCCGTGGCAGTCGCCTCCCGGTTTGCTCCCTCGCGCTTTCCCACCAGGTATTTCCCCATGTCACAAGAATCCCCGTCCAACTCCGCCGACCGCACCACGCGCCGCAGCTTTGTCAAAACCACCGGGGCCGCCGCGGTCGCGGCCGGCGTGCTCGGGCCAAGCATGGTCTGGGCCGATGACAAAGCTGGCGCGAAGTTGCCCGTGATTGGCGAGGCGGACCACACCTACGAGGTCCATCACGGCTGGGGCGAGCTGCCGGATTCGATTCGCTGGGGTGAAACGCACGGGGTGGCGATTGACCAAGCCGGCCTGATTTACATCAAGCACATGGCGGTCATCGCCGAACCGGTCATGGACGCCATCGCCGTGTTCGATCCGGACGGCAAGTTCGTCCGATCCTTCGGCAAGGAATTCCACGGCGGCGGCCACGGCATTGATATCCGCAAGGAAGGGGGCGAAGAGTACCTCTATCTCTGCGACATCAAGAACCGCGTCGTCGTGAAGACGAACCTGATGGGCGAGCACGTCTGGCAGATGGACTACCCGCGCGAGGCGAATTTGTATCAGTCGCTTGATCAATTCCGCCCGACGAACATCGCGTTCCATCCGGACGGCGGGTTCTACGTCGCCGACGGTTACGGCGCCAATTACATCCACCAGTACGACGCGAATGCCAAGTGGATTCGCTCCTGGGGCGGCGAAGGGACTGAGCAAGGCAAGATGCGCACGCCGCACGGCATCTGGCTCGACAATCGCCCTGGCCGCGAGCCGTCGATCGTTGTGGCCGATCGCGCCAACGCCCGGCTGCAATACTTTACCCTCGACGGTGACTTCAAGGAAATCGTCAACGGCGTCAGCTTCCCGGCGCATTTCGATCTCCGCGGCTCGGAGCTGCTGATCCCCGATCTGCACGCGCGGTTGACGATCATGAACGACAAGAACGAAGTCATCGTCCACCTCGGCTACGACCAGGCCTGGACCGACCAGGTGCTGGACAATTTTCAAGTCCGCGGCGACGTCTCGAAATGGCAACCCGGCAAATTCATCCACCCCCACGACGCCTGCTACGACCAGGACGGCAATATCTTCGTCGTCGAATGGGTGCCGACCGGGCGCGTGACGAAACTGCGGAAGGTGAGTTAAGGAAAGTCGGAAGTCTGAATGATAAATGATGAGCGGGAGGCTTTCCGTCGCCTCTCGTTCGTCATTCGCCATTCCGCATTCATCATTCGGATCGAATCGCGCATGGACGCCTATACCAACCCACTTAAGCGCAAACTCGTCGCCGGCGAGACCGCGCTTGGCTTTTGGGTTTCGCTGGAATCGCCGTCGATTACTGAGATCGCCGCCACGCTGGGCTTCGATTGGGTGTTGATCGACGCCGAGCACGGGCAGCTCGAATACAAGGAGATCATCGAGCACCTGCGCGCGGCGCGGGGTTCGCAAACCGCGGTGTTGGTGCGGATCACCGAGATTCAGCCCGGCATCATCAAGCGCGTGCTTGATCTGGGCGCGGACGGGATCATGGTCCCGCAGGTGAATACGCCGGAAGAAGCGGCGCTCGCGGTGCGGTTGGCGAAATATCCGCCGCAAGGCATTCGCGGTCTCGGCGGCGAGCGCGCCACGCGTTGGGGCTTGAACAAGACTGAGTATCTCTCGACGGCTAATCGCGAAACGCTCGTCATCCCGATGATGGAAACCCCGGAGTCGGCGGCGAACATCGAACAGATCGCGGCCGTGCCCGGCATCGACGCCGTCTATTTCGGCCCGGGCGATTTTTCGTCGTTCTCGGGCTATCTCGGCCAATGGGAAGGCCCCGGCGTCGCGGAGCAACTCCTCGCGGTGAAAGAAAAGTTGCTCGCGCGCCACATCCCCTGCGGCATTGCCGGCACAGATCTCGCCGACGCGAAGCGCCGCGTTGAGCAGGGTTTTCGGATGATCAGCATCGGCTCCGACACCGGCGCCCTCATCGCCGCCATGAAAGCCGGCCTGCAAGCGTTCGGAAGATCTTCTTGATAGCCCCCTTTCGCTCCGCGAAAGGTAACGCCCTTTCGCGGAGCGAAAGGAGACTATGTGGGAGGCGTCTCCGACGCCGATGAAACGGACGTTGGCGATGTAATTAGCGCGATATTTAGCAGCCACGTCTTCTCCATCGGCGACGGAGTCGCCTCCCACAGTTCACTGTGAGTCCACGATCGCTTCTTGTGTTACCACGTTGTGTTACCGCGTTACGCGAACCACCCGTGCAAAAACCATCGCCCGTCGTCGCGGCGGCGATACAGCCAGGCGCGGTGGCCGCGCTCCGTCTCCACGCGGTAATAATCGCGCCGCCGCTGCGCCCCGCGCCACCAGCCTGACTCGATTCGCTCCGGCCCTTGGCTGTCGGCGATCCGATATTCCTCTCCGCGCCAGTGAAACGCG from Planctomycetia bacterium harbors:
- a CDS encoding DUF1501 domain-containing protein → MKTPATSRRGFLTVGAVAGAGLTLADFFKVRQARADQKNYAPIEAKAQSLIHIFLPGGIAHQDSFDPKPFAPLEYRGELGVLPTKIPGVQFSDTLPRTADIADRITVIRSMTHGEAA
- a CDS encoding twin-arginine translocation signal domain-containing protein is translated as MSQESPSNSADRTTRRSFVKTTGAAAVAAGVLGPSMVWADDKAGAKLPVIGEADHTYEVHHGWGELPDSIRWGETHGVAIDQAGLIYIKHMAVIAEPVMDAIAVFDPDGKFVRSFGKEFHGGGHGIDIRKEGGEEYLYLCDIKNRVVVKTNLMGEHVWQMDYPREANLYQSLDQFRPTNIAFHPDGGFYVADGYGANYIHQYDANAKWIRSWGGEGTEQGKMRTPHGIWLDNRPGREPSIVVADRANARLQYFTLDGDFKEIVNGVSFPAHFDLRGSELLIPDLHARLTIMNDKNEVIVHLGYDQAWTDQVLDNFQVRGDVSKWQPGKFIHPHDACYDQDGNIFVVEWVPTGRVTKLRKVS
- a CDS encoding aldolase/citrate lyase family protein, with translation MDAYTNPLKRKLVAGETALGFWVSLESPSITEIAATLGFDWVLIDAEHGQLEYKEIIEHLRAARGSQTAVLVRITEIQPGIIKRVLDLGADGIMVPQVNTPEEAALAVRLAKYPPQGIRGLGGERATRWGLNKTEYLSTANRETLVIPMMETPESAANIEQIAAVPGIDAVYFGPGDFSSFSGYLGQWEGPGVAEQLLAVKEKLLARHIPCGIAGTDLADAKRRVEQGFRMISIGSDTGALIAAMKAGLQAFGRSS